One window of Cohnella hashimotonis genomic DNA carries:
- a CDS encoding stage II sporulation protein P has translation MFRAALSQYLPVWRRQFRRFLASGRAFLLLSFCSMVMFVLLGLGGILQIKLAASPAQSMKGFAASVSDTFFSSMLGLELPQMAEKGKGGSMDGERIAAFLLRFLTDVNPGDPKSLLAAEMPGAGGDEPILFRTGSGGSDSAPEDYSPPASGTSDDHGTDPGTRPDGGDDMPDTSATPEPEQNGEGPPPTPTPDKEEAPSGETKTTEGRKVVFIYHSHNRESYFPELPPSVKDPNSGKVNVTQVGKRLADQLEKRGIGALHSSKDYAGTVKDYDWNQSYKYSKQTVMQAMAGDKNLTFFFDIHRDSLRRKESTVMIGGKDYAQVFFIIGQRNPNWKQNESFANEIHEKLEASYPGLSRGIWGKTAATGNGEYNQSLAPDSVLIEIGGVDNTLEECYRTADALAKTIADLYWHNQNAEAANVGKTNAAKAG, from the coding sequence ATGTTCCGTGCGGCGCTATCGCAATATTTGCCGGTCTGGCGCAGACAATTCCGAAGATTTTTGGCATCGGGACGCGCATTTTTGCTTCTCAGCTTTTGCTCGATGGTCATGTTCGTCCTTCTTGGGCTCGGCGGCATCCTGCAGATCAAGCTGGCCGCCTCGCCGGCGCAATCGATGAAGGGCTTCGCTGCTTCCGTATCCGATACGTTTTTTTCTTCCATGCTCGGACTCGAGCTGCCGCAGATGGCCGAGAAGGGCAAAGGAGGCAGCATGGACGGGGAGCGAATCGCGGCCTTTCTGCTGCGCTTCCTGACCGACGTCAATCCGGGCGATCCGAAAAGCCTGCTTGCCGCCGAGATGCCGGGCGCGGGCGGGGACGAGCCGATCTTGTTCCGGACGGGCTCCGGCGGCTCGGACAGCGCGCCGGAAGATTATAGTCCGCCGGCTTCCGGCACGTCGGACGATCATGGCACCGATCCTGGGACCCGGCCGGACGGCGGCGATGACATGCCCGATACGTCCGCCACGCCGGAGCCGGAGCAGAATGGGGAGGGCCCGCCCCCGACGCCGACGCCCGACAAGGAAGAAGCGCCGTCGGGCGAGACAAAGACGACCGAGGGCCGCAAGGTCGTATTTATCTATCATTCTCACAATCGCGAATCCTACTTTCCCGAGCTGCCGCCTAGCGTCAAGGATCCGAACTCGGGCAAGGTCAACGTAACGCAGGTCGGCAAACGCCTCGCGGATCAGCTGGAGAAGCGGGGGATTGGCGCGCTGCACTCTTCCAAAGATTACGCCGGCACGGTTAAAGACTACGATTGGAACCAATCCTACAAGTATTCCAAGCAGACGGTCATGCAGGCGATGGCCGGCGACAAGAACCTGACCTTTTTCTTCGATATTCATAGAGACTCGCTTCGCCGCAAGGAATCGACCGTCATGATCGGCGGCAAAGATTACGCGCAAGTCTTTTTCATCATCGGACAGCGCAATCCGAACTGGAAGCAAAACGAAAGCTTCGCGAACGAGATTCACGAGAAGCTGGAGGCGTCTTATCCCGGCTTGTCGCGAGGCATCTGGGGCAAGACGGCGGCGACGGGCAACGGCGAATACAATCAGTCGCTGGCGCCGGACAGCGTGCTCATCGAGATCGGCGGTGTCGACAATACGCTCGAGGAATGCTACCGCACGGCGGATGCGCTCGCCAAAACGATCGCGGATCTGTACTGGCACAATCAAAACGCCGAAGCGGCGAATGTCGGCAAGACTAATGCAGCCAAGGCTGGTTAA
- a CDS encoding extracellular solute-binding protein — translation MKKSTLAILSLLTASAVLSACGSNNNNNNASPSASASSSASASASASASASSGEANADLSGKILVLTHRTDYISDGTFDKYVAKFKEKYPKAEVEFEGLTNYATDINTRLTTGEAGDVNMIPSALATSEFPKYYEPLPDSMFDNVYFADYDAYEGKRYGITSGVNTQGIVYNKKAFEKAGITATPKTLDELYADAQKLKDAGIVPLYMNFGAQWPMGNWGENSYTYVAGDAKWTDTRISTDTPFTVDGPWGQLITIARKFVENKWVESDLSTNNWEMSKGEVASGKAAMYFLGNWVIPQVIGAGAASEDIGFFPFPYDNSGKYNAPLGGDYFVGVSKDSKNKDLAIAWVNFFVKESGYDTDSGFLPVDKTKTPEVPQLAEFNAANPTYIESVAVDPRYNEIAKKAEIALGTGSVDQDLIVAKDLKKAFDDLNAKWAKARKDLGY, via the coding sequence ATGAAGAAAAGCACGCTTGCCATTTTGTCGCTGCTTACGGCTTCCGCCGTACTCTCCGCTTGCGGCAGCAACAACAATAACAACAACGCATCTCCTTCCGCATCGGCATCGTCGTCCGCAAGCGCTTCGGCATCCGCTTCCGCGTCGGCATCGAGCGGCGAAGCGAACGCCGACCTTTCCGGCAAAATTCTCGTGCTGACTCACCGTACCGACTACATCAGCGACGGCACGTTCGACAAGTACGTAGCCAAGTTCAAAGAAAAGTATCCGAAGGCCGAAGTCGAATTCGAAGGCCTGACGAACTATGCGACCGACATCAACACGCGTCTGACGACCGGCGAAGCCGGCGACGTCAACATGATTCCTTCGGCGCTTGCCACCAGCGAATTCCCGAAATATTACGAGCCGCTGCCGGATTCGATGTTCGACAATGTCTACTTCGCCGACTATGACGCTTACGAAGGCAAGCGCTACGGCATCACCTCCGGCGTCAACACCCAAGGCATCGTATACAACAAGAAGGCGTTCGAGAAGGCGGGCATCACCGCCACGCCGAAGACGCTCGACGAGCTGTACGCCGACGCGCAGAAGCTGAAGGACGCAGGCATCGTGCCGCTGTACATGAACTTCGGCGCGCAATGGCCGATGGGCAACTGGGGCGAGAACTCCTACACGTACGTAGCGGGCGACGCCAAGTGGACCGATACCCGTATCTCCACCGACACGCCGTTTACGGTTGACGGACCTTGGGGCCAACTGATCACGATCGCGCGCAAATTCGTCGAGAACAAGTGGGTCGAGTCCGACCTGTCCACCAACAACTGGGAAATGTCCAAGGGCGAAGTCGCATCCGGCAAAGCCGCCATGTACTTCCTCGGCAACTGGGTCATTCCGCAAGTCATCGGCGCTGGCGCAGCTTCCGAAGACATCGGGTTCTTCCCGTTCCCTTACGACAACAGCGGCAAGTACAACGCGCCGCTGGGCGGCGACTACTTCGTCGGCGTAAGCAAGGACAGCAAGAACAAAGATCTGGCTATCGCATGGGTTAACTTCTTCGTCAAAGAATCCGGCTACGACACCGACTCCGGCTTCCTGCCGGTCGACAAGACCAAGACGCCGGAAGTACCGCAGCTGGCCGAGTTCAACGCCGCTAACCCGACGTACATCGAGAGCGTCGCCGTCGACCCTCGCTACAACGAGATCGCCAAGAAGGCCGAGATCGCGCTCGGCACCGGCTCCGTCGACCAAGACCTGATCGTGGCCAAGGATCTGAAGAAAGCGTTCGACGACCTGAACGCCAAGTGGGCGAAGGCCCGCAAGGATCTCGGCTATTAA
- a CDS encoding glycoside hydrolase family 130 protein, which produces MSDFLNQIKQLNEQYEKLIAQPNPKVEPGNGVYWRHEHPVVTNAHAPLYWRYDLNPETNPYLMERIGVNAAFNAGAIKLNGKYYLMVRVEGVDRKSFFAVAESDKPTEGFRFWDYPVLLPETEDPDINVYDMRLVQHEDGWIYGLFCSERKDPDAPKGDTSSANAKGGIARTKDLINWERLPDLQTPSPQQRNVVLHPEFVNGKYAFYTRPQDGFIDTGAGGGIGWGLSDSMNPAIVDHEAIVDEKVYHTIKEVKNGQGAAPIKTEKGWLHIAHGVRNTAAGLRYVIYAFMTALDDPSRVIHAPAGHLIAPEGIERVGDVSNVVFTNGLIADEAGELYIYYASSDTRLHVASTTIDRMLDYVVNTPEDRLRSRASVETRHALISRNLELLDRPEYAFLKRG; this is translated from the coding sequence ATGAGCGATTTTCTGAACCAGATCAAGCAGCTGAACGAGCAGTACGAAAAGCTGATCGCGCAGCCGAACCCGAAGGTCGAGCCCGGCAACGGCGTCTACTGGCGCCATGAGCACCCCGTCGTGACGAACGCGCATGCGCCGCTCTACTGGCGCTACGACCTGAATCCCGAGACGAATCCTTACCTGATGGAGCGAATCGGCGTCAACGCCGCCTTTAATGCGGGCGCCATCAAGCTGAACGGCAAGTACTACCTCATGGTCCGCGTCGAAGGCGTCGACCGCAAATCGTTCTTTGCCGTCGCCGAGAGCGACAAGCCGACCGAGGGCTTCCGCTTCTGGGACTATCCGGTGCTGCTTCCCGAGACCGAAGACCCGGACATCAACGTATACGACATGCGTCTCGTGCAGCATGAGGACGGCTGGATTTACGGCCTGTTTTGCAGCGAGCGCAAGGACCCGGACGCGCCGAAGGGCGATACGTCCAGCGCCAACGCCAAAGGCGGCATCGCCCGCACGAAGGACCTGATCAACTGGGAGCGTCTCCCGGATCTGCAGACCCCTTCGCCGCAGCAGCGCAACGTCGTGCTGCACCCTGAATTCGTGAACGGCAAGTACGCCTTCTACACGCGTCCGCAGGACGGCTTCATCGACACGGGCGCCGGCGGCGGCATCGGCTGGGGGCTGTCCGACAGCATGAATCCGGCGATCGTCGACCATGAAGCGATCGTGGACGAGAAGGTGTACCACACGATCAAGGAAGTGAAGAACGGCCAGGGCGCGGCGCCGATCAAGACGGAAAAGGGCTGGCTTCATATCGCGCACGGCGTGCGCAACACGGCTGCCGGACTTCGTTATGTCATCTATGCGTTCATGACCGCGCTGGACGATCCGAGCCGCGTCATTCACGCCCCGGCCGGCCATTTGATCGCCCCGGAGGGCATCGAGCGCGTCGGCGACGTGTCCAACGTCGTTTTCACGAACGGCCTGATCGCCGACGAAGCCGGCGAATTGTACATCTACTACGCTTCGTCCGACACGCGCTTGCATGTAGCCTCGACGACGATCGATCGCATGCTCGATTACGTCGTGAACACGCCTGAAGACCGGCTTCGTTCGCGCGCGAGCGTAGAGACGCGTCATGCGCTGATCTCGCGCAACCTCGAGCTGCTGGACCGCCCGGAATACGCGTTTTTGAAGCGCGGCTAA